ATTCGGCCGAATATCTCCCTATCTGCCGCGGTTCCTCTCCCATAGATCACCATGAGAAGGTGTACAATAGCCCGGCACGATGGGTTTGCCTCTGCAAAACTGAAAGACGCACTAGCTCACCCGGACAATCGCTAACACCGCGCCTTCGCGCGCTTCATCGTTGGTCCCATTCTCATGAACCCACTCGAAGTCTGCCTTGCCGTGATCACCGGGTACGCCCTTGGCTCCCTTTCCTTCGCCAACCTTCTCTCCCATGATCCGGGAGAGGCCGATTACCTCCATCGCCACGGCGCGGGGGCGTCCACCACTTTCTGGCTCCACGGGCTCAAGGCCGCCTTCGCCGTGCTCCTCTGCGACATCGGGAAAGGCGCCGTCGCTATGCTGATCGCCCAAAGCTTCATCGGCGATGGCGCGGCGATCTTGGCGGGCATCGCCGCCGTGGCAGGGCACAACTGGCCCCTCTTCCATCACTTCAAGGGAGGCCGCGGCGTCGCGACCGCCGCCGGAACGCTTCTGCCCCTTATCCCGCTCGCCCTCGGTGTCGGCATCGCGGCGGCAGTCACCGTCTTTCTCCTCACCCGCAATATCCTCCTGGCAAGCCTCACCCTCTACGGCGCGACACTCGCGTTAGCCTGGAAACTTGATGTCGAAGCCTCTCTGCTTATCTACGCTCTGGCCCTCTCAGGCGCCGTCGCAGCCTATACGATGGTCGCCGGCCGTCATGAACACGTCGGCGAGCGGTGGCGCAGCACGACTCTCAAGCCGTAACGTGCTTGCGTCTCTCCTCTTCTCTCCCCCGGCGGGAGAGAACAAAAGAGAGGGGGAGCTTCTCTGGTTTTACTCGTTAAGAGTTCGATCCCATTGCAACGTCACGAGTCTCATCAGCACGCCTTCCCAAGGAAGGTCGCCACGGCTTCGGCCATCTCTGCCTGGCGCGCAGTCATCACATCAAACCATCTGATGCGCGTATCGGCAGGGCGGAACCAGGTGTACTGGTGAGCGGCATAGCGGCGGGTACGCTGCTTGATCTTCGCGACCGCCACGGGGAGCGTTACCTCGCCCCGCAGGTGCGCGATCAGCTCTTCATAGCCTAGGCTTGAAAGCGCGGGCAGTGTGGGTGAATAGCCCATCTCCAAGAGGCGGCGCACTTCATCGAGCCAGCCCGCCTCCATCATCTTGTCCACGCGCGCATCCACGCGCCGGTAAAGCTCCTCGCGGGGCATAGTAAGCCCAACCACGAGCGTCCGGTAGGGCGGCGGCTCCGCCTTGCCAACCTGGGAGAAGGGCACCCCCGTGGCGCGCGTCACCTCGATGGCGCGGATGACGCGGCGCACGTTCCTTGGGTCAAT
This DNA window, taken from Chloroflexota bacterium, encodes the following:
- the miaA gene encoding tRNA (adenosine(37)-N6)-dimethylallyltransferase MiaA, whose product is MNPRLIPVVAIVGPTAAGKTELGVALAQAYGGEIVSADSRQIYRFMDIGTGKPTAAQRAEVPHHLLDIIKPDEEFSVAHYQEMAGAAIADTERRGKFPFLVGGSGQYVWSLLQGFRLPQVPPKEALRKELAAIAEEEGGVDWLFAQLQEADPVAATRIDPRNVRRVIRAIEVTRATGVPFSQVGKAEPPPYRTLVVGLTMPREELYRRVDARVDKMMEAGWLDEVRRLLEMGYSPTLPALSSLGYEELIAHLRGEVTLPVAVAKIKQRTRRYAAHQYTWFRPADTRIRWFDVMTARQAEMAEAVATFLGKAC
- a CDS encoding glycerol-3-phosphate acyltransferase, which codes for MNPLEVCLAVITGYALGSLSFANLLSHDPGEADYLHRHGAGASTTFWLHGLKAAFAVLLCDIGKGAVAMLIAQSFIGDGAAILAGIAAVAGHNWPLFHHFKGGRGVATAAGTLLPLIPLALGVGIAAAVTVFLLTRNILLASLTLYGATLALAWKLDVEASLLIYALALSGAVAAYTMVAGRHEHVGERWRSTTLKP